The window CTACACCGCGAAGGAAACGTTTGATGAATCAGGTTGGCGGCGGATGATCTACGCTCACAAGATTCGCATGCAAGCCGTTGACATCTTTGGGGCGTTCGATTGCCCCGACGCTGGGCAGATGACTCCCAAGAGAACGCGATCGATCACACCGATTCAGTCCCTAAGTTTGCTGAACAGTCCCTTTGTGAATCGGCAGGCGGCATATTTTGCCGATCGAGTTCAAACCGAAGCGGGGGAAAGTCTTTCGGACCAAATCGATCGTGCTTTTCAGATCGCATTGTCCCGAGCACCCAGCGAAATCGAACGAAGCAAGATGCATGACTTCGCGAGCGAACACGGTCTCGCACAACTTTGTCGAATTTTGATGAACACGAGCGAGTTCTTGTATATCCAATGAACCTTTCAAACATGCACTCACGATCGAAGTTGCAAGCGACTTCCAGTCGTCGCCAGTTTCTCGCAAATGCTGGTGGCGGATTGTCGGCACTTGGTGTGGCAGCGGCGCTCGCTGATTCATCTCGCAATTCCACTTCCGAGATCGATCCGGCGAATCCTTACGAGCCCCGACCGTCGCACTTTCCGGCGAAAGCCAAAAGTGTCATCGTCGTTTTCTGCTCGGGAGCGTTGAGTCACGTCGACACGTTCGACTTCAAACCGGAACTCGAGCGTCGTCACGGTCAGCCAATGCCTGGCAATGAAAACCTGGTTTCGTTCCAAGGACCCAACGGCAATTTGACACGGCCGCTATGGAAGTTTCAGCCCCGAGGTGAGAGCGGAAAAATGATTTCTGATCTCGTGCCTCACATCGGTGAGATGGCCGATGACCTGTGCTTCTTTCATTCGTTGACGAACAAGTCCAACACGCATGGACCCGCCGAGAACGTGATGAACACGGGATTCACATTCGATGGTTTTCCCAGCATGGGAGCGTGGGTCAACTTTGCCCTGGGCAGCGAGAATCGTGATTTGCCGTCGTTCGTGGCGATGGAGGACCCGCGTGGGATGCCTCAGTCGGGACCGAATAACTGGGCCAACGGCTTTTTACCAGCAGCGTTTCAAGGCACACCGTTCAGTACCACCAAACCGATTCGCTACTTGGATCGTCCCGATTCGATCTCTGCAAGCACGGAGCTTGCGTCATGCGAAGCACTCCGGTTTTTAGAGCAACAATACCAGGATCGTTTTCCCGGTGACCAGCAACTAGCCGCACGGATGGCCAGCTATGAATTGGCGGCTCGAATGCAATTGCAGGTGCCTGATGTGGTGGATCTGTCAGGTGAACCAAAACATGTTCTAGAACTTTACGGTGCTGACAGTTCCAACAAGACCAAAGCCGACTTCGCAAACAACTGCATCCTGGCCCGTCGAATGATCGAACGGGGCGTTCGGTTCGTCCAATTGTTCAACGGAGCGTACGCATCGGGCGGCAAGATCAACTGGGATGGTCACAGTAAGCTCAAGGAACAATACGACGTCCACGGTGAAATCCTGGATCAGCCGGTCGCTGGATTGCTAAAAGACTTGAAGCAGCGTGGGCTGTTCGATTCGACGCTGGTAGTCTTTGCCACGGAGTTCGGTCGAATGCCAATGTTTCAAGCCGGAACGTACGGTCGCGACCACAACCCCAATGGGTTCACGTGTTGGTTGGCGGGTGCGGGGGTGAAGCCGGGGTTCAGCTATGGTGCGACCGACGAGTTTGGTTTTCGAGCTCAAGAAAACGTGATGACCGTGCACGATTTTCACGCGACCATCCTTCATTTGATGGGATTGGATCACAAGCGGCTGACGTTCTACCACAACGGAATCCAACGCCGCCTGACCGACGTTCATGGGGAAGTCATCCGCGACGTTCTGGCATAGGCAGGCTGTTGAGTTAGTCACATACCGATAGTCGCATAAGGAACGACAACAATTCGCCGTTTGGCGTCAGCCCTGATTGGCGTCTAGTTAACCGCCGCTCACGGAGGTCGTGCGGTTCTTGAGTGCTGTGTTCGTGATGTCTTGCAAACCCCGCCCACGCAGCGGGAGAGGTACGGTCCGCGAAAGCAGCAGAGATACCTGCATCAACAAACTGCAAGACCTCCACGTGGTAGGGGCGTTGAATCAACAGCCCGATAGCCCTCTCGCGCAGGCTGGACTGCGGAGGCAGGATTGAAAGCGAAGTTCCCTCGTCAACGCTCGTGTCAAGGTTTAAACCATATTGTTCGGTAGAACACGTAAGAATGGCGCAGTGCACCAGCCAGCAAGGGCTCTTGAAGGGCAATGGAGATTTCAAAATTGGCAGCACGAGTTCCGATCTACCCGCTATTCATCGCGGCGAGTTTGCTCGTTGGATGGTTCATGCCCGACTTTTACGCATGGACGGATTCCGACCAAAGCCGTCCTTCGCCACTGCTTTGGAATTTGCCTATGTGGTCGGCGATTGCTTCCTTGGTTTTCTGCTTGGCTCTACCGTGGCTGCCCATCGCGCCAAGGAAACTAGACGATTTGCAGCGGACACCGATGCGGTTCTCGGTTCGTGCCTTGTTGCTTCTCACCGCTGGTGTCGCAATCGCGATACCGATGCTCGCGAAGTTTCCAATCGTGTTGAGCGGGATCGTTTGCATCGGGGCGTTTGCGTATCTGGCTGCGTTCGGTGCACGGCATCCTGAACATCGCATGGCCGCGGTGACCTTGGTTGCATGCATGGCATTGCCCTATAGCTGGATGGTTGGCGATGAGGATATTGGCAATGTCCTTTTTGGTCTCATGATAATGTTGGTCGAAATGCCCGCATTTCTTCCAACGGCATTGTTGAGCATACCACTTGAACAATATGTTTTTGACATGCAGTGGCTGGCGGTTTCGCTGAACGCACTTGAGATCATCATCGGCATCTGGATCATCCGGTTGGGACCAAAACGAACGATCGCGTACCTACTGCTGGTGATTCAAATGTCCGCAGTCGGCTCCTTGGCGTTCTACGCGATGTGCGTTGCTTGAAAAGATTTGTGGTCGATCTGAATTTGAAGTGATACAACTTCACTCTTCGGATATCGCAACGTGCGTGCATCTTTGATGCATCGATTCAAGATTGGGGCTGCTGCGTCTGGCAACGCAATTGGCAGATCAGGCACGACTTGTCAGCCTCAAACGGTACATTGTCGAAGAAGGTGATTCATGCCACGCATTGCTCCTGGCAAAACTCTTCGAACACTCGGTGTCGTCATTCGATTACTTCTGTATGTAGTCTGCGTTCGCACGTTGTCCATTTCCTTATCAAGCTTCCATTCATGACCTGGCGAGACTGGTACGACGCCCTCGATAAACCGACTTGGACCCCCGAGCCATCGACGATCGGACTGATTTGGCAGATCCTCTACCCGATCATCTTGGTCACGTTCGGCTACGTTTTCTATCGCGTTTTCCGTAAGCAAATCCCATGGTCTGTCGCGGTTCCTTTCGCGATCAATCTGCTTGCCAACATTGCCTTCACGCCAATTCAGTTCGGTTTGCGCAACCTCCCGCTTGCTGCTCTCGATATTGCGATCGTTTGGGGCACGATTCTGTGGGCGATGAGAGCCATCTGGCCACACCATCGTTGGGTCGCTTTCGCACAGATTCCGTACTTAGTTTGGGTGACGATCGCGAGCATCTTGCAGTTCTCAATCACCTGGAACAACTGGTGACACGTCAGTGGGATCACTGTCCGTTCCATTGATCCAGCAACGGCAACTGTGAGGTTTGTCTCACGTAATTACCTGAACCCTCTGCCCATACATTCGCCGTTTTGGCGTTCGCCAAAGCTTTTACTGACATTCGGTCTGAACACCCATGTGGCCCATGAGTTTGCCGACAGTCATTTCTGCGTTCCCTCTATTTTATTCCTGACATGGCAGGCCGCAACGCCGCTCGGTGAAGTCGCCTGCGGTTGGGAAGCATCGAGAGGTCGAGTTGTTGACTAGATGAACACTTCAAGCGTGATCGGAAACATCGATAGGCTTACAATTGGGCTTTTGTCGATGGAGCAACACGGATTTGAATGATGAGCGAGCGTTTTGAATTCCCAGACCTCGACAACCTATCGGCGGTGGACCCTGCAGGTTGTGAGTATTCGTCCAAGTTGGTGGAAGTCGAAGGGGTCGTTTCCCAGTCGAGTCAGAGTGGCTGGCCCGGATCGGAAGGCTACTCTGTTCATCTGTTTTCGCTTGCGGCTTGGCTGGTTGTAGGAGAACCGTTACGTCGCAATACGCTGTTGTTGCTTCGGCCCGTTCCGGTAGAGGCTGACTATTTCGGTGACTTCGCGGCGGGGACGCTGCACCGGTTCGAAGTCGTGTTGTCGGTCGATCAGACTCGTGCGGTTGTATCCAAGCTGACGAAGAGAGACATCGTAAACCGCGAGCTCGCAACTGTTGCGAAAGAGCTCGAACAACCGGTCGTCGTTAAAACAGAACGGTTCGGCGACCTCACGTTGAACCGCAGCATTGGCTGGTTCGAAGGTCTCGCGGATTGGAATGGAATCGAAGTCGAACTCTCGATCGAAACAGACGAGAGTTTGGACATTGCGAGCCAGCTCGAAACTGCAGAAACACTTTTTCGTGATGCGACGCAATGGCAGAAGAAAATCGATGCGTTCGCGGTTGCCGAGAAGTTAGAGTTGGCGAACGATTGGCAGGAGGTCGGAAATGAGATGGACGCGGAGGAGTTTTTGGATCGTATGGTGTTGGAGTCGATCTCAATTGGTCCCGACGGTGAATTTGAGTTTTGGCACGACGATGGTGATATCTTCTATGGTCATTCCATTCAAATCAGCGGCTCGTTGAGTGAGGGTTTGACTGATTCGGACATCCCTGGCTAAGGAGCCAACGCAAATGGACCCGTTTGGACAGGTTTGGGAATCGTCTCGGACGAACGCTTTTTCTTGGGGCTATGCCGCCACCCTGTATGCAGGAGTTGGCGTGCTCATTGTGTTGTCAGTGATCCAGCGTGATGCTTTTCGTCGCACTTTGAAAGCGATTGCGATCTTTGGTTTGGCGATCATTGCAACGCAGTGGTCTGCATCCGAGATCGAAGAGAAGTGGCGGATCCGACGCGAGTGGGCGGACGCACATCCGGCTGAGATGACCCAGGAAGGCTACATGGGTTTGACGGTCGATGGTGCCAACCGATCTCTTGGTCCATTGATCTATGGCTTCCAGGCGTTCTTGCTTTTCTGCGTTGTCGCCATCGCCCTGTTTGTGATCCGTGCCATGATGTTCCAGAGACCGGTCGACTCACCAATCGAAGCCACTCCGGAAGACGAAGCCAAAGTTGCAGCGGATCTGTCTGCTTCTGACAATCCCTACCATCCCCCAGCGGAATCAACCTGAACCGTTCCCGATTCAGTTCCGAGGCGAAACCTGGTTGATCGCCCTCCGCGAGCCCAACGATGACCCCTGCCTCCGTTTGGGCTCGCCTCCTTTGGGACTTCCGAGCACCCGCGATTGTCGGTTGTTCGATGTCATCGGCAATTACACACACTGAAAGATTGATTTGACGATTTGCTTTCCGCTACACCAATGAATTGGAGGCTTGTCATGAAAGGCGACGCCGTCACCGAAAACGCAATTGGTCGTGAGCCAAAAATCTTGCACCGTTCTGATTGGGCATCACACGATCAACTCTGGAAGGGAGACGTTCAGGGAAAGGACATCGGGACGGAAGTGACCGTCTTGTTCTATTGCACGGATGAAATCGGAGCCGGGCCTCTCTGGCATGTTCATCCATACGATGAAATTTTCATCGTCCGCAACGGGAACGCGTTGTTCACCATTGGTGACAAAAAGATCGAAGCAACAGCGGGCGACATTTTGCTGGGGCCAGCGAACGTCCCACACAAATACCACAACGTTGGCCCCGGTTCACTGGAGACGACTGACATCCACGTCTCAGAAAGCTGGATACAGACGGATCTTGACGACCCTGAACTGATGGCTGAATGAAGCATCGTCTCAGACGGCCATGAAACGTTGGTTGCCTACTTCCGCTGCACTTCCGAAGATGGTTTCAGTGTGCCAACGGAGGAGGCAGACCGGTGACTGGCCGACCGATATGACCGGCTGCCAGATGGGCAATCCATGATTCCAGGCTCAATGAAATATTGCGGGTAACCAACGTCCCTGTGATCCAGACGATGTCGAGATGCCCTTATCGCTTCGCCTGACAAGCTACACAATCACCGGTCAACATCGCGGCAAAATCCCGAGCAAAAGTCTCGACTTTGCTCGGTGATTATGAGCGTTGCTCAACAAATCAGCTGTCACGTCAAAGGCAGGATGCCATTCTGTGCCATCGCTCTCATTGGCCGGAGCAGGACCCAAAGAACGGCGACGATATTCCACATGCCGTTTTTCCAAAGCGTCTTGCAACCATGATACGCTGAATTGAGTCACGCCACCGGCGTTCATCTCTTCCTTTCGGCAGGAGTGCAGTATGAGATCCCCACGCATCTTCACGATGAAACGAAGTCTCGCCAAGCAACTTGCTCGTGGTGTTCACGTTGGTGGTCAATTTGTGTTCGTTGATCTAGGTGCGATCGATCGAGATAAAGTTGAGTTTGCGAGCGATCTTCATCCTGCGTTCTCTGACATTGCTACAAATGCTGATCAAGGGCAATGTCGATTGACGATTCCCATTCCTCAGGGGGAAAGACTCACGTTGCCAGGTGTCAAGGTCAAAGCAACTCAGCCACCCCCTTTGGCGCTGGCAAGCCTGACGTGCGATCGCGATCTTTATCGATTTGGTAGCGATCAAGTGAACGTCTTGGTCGTCGATCTTGATTCACCGCAGCAAGAGGTTTGTGTTGATCTGCTGTTGGGAACTGCGAACGGCAGTCCAACACAGTTCGATCAACGGCACGTTCGACTCAATGAGTGCGGACTGGGGATTGTTCGCTTTGATGATTTACCAATTGGAACCTACCAAGTCGTTCGAGCGGATTCTCCTTGCAAAATTGATGGTTGCGAGTTTTCGGTTGCGGGCTTTGACTTGGCACCGCTTGTCGCGACGATCGGCCAGATTCAACTTCGCAAAAAAGCGATGTCGTGCACGCTGCGCATTTCTCATTTCTCCAAACCATTGACCGGTGCAATTCGCGTTGACTTGTACGATCAGAAGTCTCGAATCGACTCCCGCCGGGTCGGCGTCAAACAAGGGTTAGCCATTGTCGGGTTGGAGATCGATGGCGACGGACCGCACCACTTGGAAATCACCTTGGTGAAAGACTCTTCCGCCACCGCAACGATCCCGCTGCCGGGAAGCGAGCGACAGCAAAGGCGGGAAACTGTCTTGACGAGTAGTGGGCCCACGACAACCGCGTCGCTAATGCCCGGACAGGGCACCACCGAAGCACTTGGTTTGCATGTCCGTCAGACCGGACAAGATAATTCGCCTGTCCAAATCACCGATACGCTGCGTGGTGTTGTCCGCATCGGAGCAATGCAGGATATCGAGGACTGTGTGGTTTGCACTTGTCCTTTTCTCTCTCCGAGGGCCACCTCAAGCGAAGCTGCCAATGCACCCTCGCCGAACACGTATTCACGGCGACTGGGGGATTTGGCGGCTGGAGAAGTGATCGAGTTCCCGTCGAGCGA of the Rhodopirellula baltica SH 1 genome contains:
- a CDS encoding TspO/MBR family protein, whose protein sequence is MTWRDWYDALDKPTWTPEPSTIGLIWQILYPIILVTFGYVFYRVFRKQIPWSVAVPFAINLLANIAFTPIQFGLRNLPLAALDIAIVWGTILWAMRAIWPHHRWVAFAQIPYLVWVTIASILQFSITWNNW
- a CDS encoding DUF2262 domain-containing protein, with the translated sequence MMSERFEFPDLDNLSAVDPAGCEYSSKLVEVEGVVSQSSQSGWPGSEGYSVHLFSLAAWLVVGEPLRRNTLLLLRPVPVEADYFGDFAAGTLHRFEVVLSVDQTRAVVSKLTKRDIVNRELATVAKELEQPVVVKTERFGDLTLNRSIGWFEGLADWNGIEVELSIETDESLDIASQLETAETLFRDATQWQKKIDAFAVAEKLELANDWQEVGNEMDAEEFLDRMVLESISIGPDGEFEFWHDDGDIFYGHSIQISGSLSEGLTDSDIPG
- a CDS encoding DUF1501 domain-containing protein, coding for MNLSNMHSRSKLQATSSRRQFLANAGGGLSALGVAAALADSSRNSTSEIDPANPYEPRPSHFPAKAKSVIVVFCSGALSHVDTFDFKPELERRHGQPMPGNENLVSFQGPNGNLTRPLWKFQPRGESGKMISDLVPHIGEMADDLCFFHSLTNKSNTHGPAENVMNTGFTFDGFPSMGAWVNFALGSENRDLPSFVAMEDPRGMPQSGPNNWANGFLPAAFQGTPFSTTKPIRYLDRPDSISASTELASCEALRFLEQQYQDRFPGDQQLAARMASYELAARMQLQVPDVVDLSGEPKHVLELYGADSSNKTKADFANNCILARRMIERGVRFVQLFNGAYASGGKINWDGHSKLKEQYDVHGEILDQPVAGLLKDLKQRGLFDSTLVVFATEFGRMPMFQAGTYGRDHNPNGFTCWLAGAGVKPGFSYGATDEFGFRAQENVMTVHDFHATILHLMGLDHKRLTFYHNGIQRRLTDVHGEVIRDVLA
- a CDS encoding cupin domain-containing protein, with translation MKGDAVTENAIGREPKILHRSDWASHDQLWKGDVQGKDIGTEVTVLFYCTDEIGAGPLWHVHPYDEIFIVRNGNALFTIGDKKIEATAGDILLGPANVPHKYHNVGPGSLETTDIHVSESWIQTDLDDPELMAE